In Oncorhynchus masou masou isolate Uvic2021 chromosome 31, UVic_Omas_1.1, whole genome shotgun sequence, the sequence AGTGGCAACGAGAGATCTAGAGAGGGGTTGCAATGCAGACAGAGTATAATTTAAAAGGGTACTCCACAAAAAAGTATTATGAAATTATACAGTTTTTCCCCTTGTGCCCCTTCTTTTTTTTGGACTTAGTCCGCGGGACTCCCCCGTAAGGCGGGGAGGGCTGGCCTGCCAATTGGCTAGGGCTGGGCAGGTTATCATAgtagtgtctgtgtggctggGGGATGGGCTGCCCCAGGAAAAAGCCTTCCTCCTCAGACTCAGACTCTGAGGAGGAAGACGAGCAGGTGGAGCACCAGTCATCCTCGCCCCTGTCCCCACACATCCCCAGGAACCTCTCCATGGCTGGGCCCTGCTGGAGCCCGTAATCTGAGGTGGCGTGGTGGGGATGGGGGTGAACTGGTTGGCCCTGGCCATACCTCTGCTGGTTGGGCAGGAAGGTCTGCTGATGGGGACCCTTGTGGCCGTGGCTCCTATGGCCTCTATGGTCCTCTCTGAAGTACATGCGGTTGGCCCTCTCCTTGGGCACCAGGTGGAGAGCGTTGTCGGAGCGGGACTTGCGGCTGCGGCGCCTcctgtggtgatggtggtggttgtgatggCGGTCGGAGCTTGAACCAAGAAGCTCTGGGTCCTGCTCTTCAAAGTGATAGGCACGCCGCCGCGTCCGCTCGCTCATGGGGGGCTGGCGCACTGGCAGGTCACCATAGTGACTGTTGTCAATTACGTCTGGGGAGAACTTGACCTGTTGGGGTCGGGACTGGGAGCGAGTCCTCCTCAACTCCGGGACGTGAGGTGGCtttgggggagagggaagaggagccACCTCTTCCTCTGGTACATTCTCCTCCACCTGCTCCAGCTCGGATGTAAGGCTCTTCAGGGAATTGGCACTGCAGTGTAACGTGGAGGAATTGAGAGTTCCCATGTTGCTTGTGTTCTCACAGTTCTCTGCCTCAAGCTCCTGGAAGTTTTGTAAGGAGTAGACCAGAGGGCGCTCTTTACTGTCTCCGTTTACTGATGCCgctggaagaagaagaagaagaaaaggagagagaatgagaaaataTATTTGTACAAGGTGTCTATTCACCACAATGCTGTTTCAAATAGCAATCTGCCATCACAGAACATTGAAAGGTAGTATGCTACACAGATCAAAACCTGGTTAAGCCTAATCCTAGACTAAAAGGCTATTCCAATAGAGATGTAGCATGTCTTACCGGTGATGTTGGACAGTGCCAGTGAGTCCATCGAGTCCCTGACGCTCTGATCCGTCTGTTTCAGCCCATCTGTGATACACTCCAGAGAGTCATCATACCACTGATTTTCCTCCCTCTGGAAGCCTTTATCCCCGATGCTACCACCTCTGTGCTCCATCTCCAGCTCCTGGAGCTTTCTGCTGCTAGCAGGGCCTGGGTGGCTACCGTAGGCTGAATCCCCTAACCCATCCTGGGACTGAGCCCAGTACATGTCTGCCTGGTACTTCTTACTGGCCAGGCTTTGGCTGCCtgaccctcctccacctctcccagccCTTGAGCCCTGAGGCTCACACTGTTTCATCTTGACCTCTGCCTCGGTCATCCACAGATCTGTTGGGGGTCTGGAGTCGACTGTCTCACCCTGCTGGAAG encodes:
- the LOC135524091 gene encoding prickle-like protein 1; translated protein: MNPESACGYQVGVRGPRSVMEQKVKSRLNYGFQRSSTSDDDSGCALEEYAWVPPGLRPEQVQLYFSCLPEDKVPYVNSPGEKFRIKQLLYQLPPHDNEVRYCQSLSEEEKKELHMFSVQRKKEALGRGSLKLLPRALLHSVCEHCGESVNGGEMAVFASRAGPGLVWHPACFACSMCSELLVDLIYFYQDGKIHCGRHHAELLKPRCSACDEVIFSDECTEAEGRHWHMKHFSCFECETVLGGQRYIMKDGRPYCCGCFGSLFAEYCEACREHIGVDNPQMTYDGLHWHATEGCFCCAQCKSSLLGCPFLPKQGRIYCSKACSLGEDVHTSDSSDSAFQSARSRESRRSVRMGKSSRSADQCRQSLLFSPSVNYKFPGFTGDSGNTDTLTNKLAHLGITNEEQFWKGREGTEAPEDLEEEEWAEHEDYMTQLLLKFGEQGVFQQGETVDSRPPTDLWMTEAEVKMKQCEPQGSRAGRGGGGSGSQSLASKKYQADMYWAQSQDGLGDSAYGSHPGPASSRKLQELEMEHRGGSIGDKGFQREENQWYDDSLECITDGLKQTDQSVRDSMDSLALSNITAASVNGDSKERPLVYSLQNFQELEAENCENTSNMGTLNSSTLHCSANSLKSLTSELEQVEENVPEEEVAPLPSPPKPPHVPELRRTRSQSRPQQVKFSPDVIDNSHYGDLPVRQPPMSERTRRRAYHFEEQDPELLGSSSDRHHNHHHHHRRRRSRKSRSDNALHLVPKERANRMYFREDHRGHRSHGHKGPHQQTFLPNQQRYGQGQPVHPHPHHATSDYGLQQGPAMERFLGMCGDRGEDDWCSTCSSSSSESESEEEGFFLGQPIPQPHRHYYDNLPSPSQLAGQPSPPYGGVPRTKSKKKKGHKGKNCIIS